From Coffea arabica cultivar ET-39 chromosome 9c, Coffea Arabica ET-39 HiFi, whole genome shotgun sequence, one genomic window encodes:
- the LOC140014378 gene encoding uncharacterized protein: MAEKVTEMRLKVDLQCPCCCKKVKKILCKFPQIKDQVYDEKHNLVTITVVCCSPEKIRDKLCYKGGKVIKSIEIVELQKPKQPDKPKEPEKPKEPEQVRVAVVDKPKETEKPEGIVLEKPKAPAPLSPAPVPPEPCLHQEVPVGFYCVPCSEGYNGGPCYYAYRQPVPPPPCYDSCGYGYGEGCPYSRCDYFSEENTGSCAIM, translated from the exons ATGGCTGAGAAG GTCACTGAAATGAGACTCAAGGTTGATCTTCAATGCCCCTGCTGCTGCAAGAAGGTCAAGAAAATCCTCTGCAAATTCCCTC AAATCAAAGACCAGGTATATGATGAGAAGCATAATCTGGTGACCATCACCGTGGTGTGCTGTAGCCCGGAGAAAATCCGCGACAAATTATGTTATAAGGGTGGCAAAGTCATTAAGAGCATTGAGATCGTGGAGCTGCAAAAGCCCAAGCAACCCGACAAACCTAAGGAGCCAGAGAAGCCTAAAGAGCCTGAGCAGGTCCGAGTGGCTGTGGTTGACAAACCAAAAGAAACCGAAAAACCCGAAGGTATAGTACTTGAAAAGCCCAAGGCACCTGCACCACTATCACCAGCACCGGTTCCACCTGAACCGTGCTTACACCAAGAAGTTCCAGTGGGGTTCTACTGTGTCCCATGTTCGGAAGGGTACAACGGGGGACCATGCTACTATGCGTACAGGCAGCCCGTGCCCCCGCCGCCTTGTTATGATAGCTGTGGTTACGGGTATGGGGAGGGGTGCCCATATAGCCGCTGCGATTATTTCAGTGAGGAGAACACTGGGAGCTGTGCGATTATGTGA